One Nicotiana tomentosiformis chromosome 1, ASM39032v3, whole genome shotgun sequence genomic window, CAACATTAGACTAGTCAATACATCAATATTTGACATGCACCAACATACTCTTTCTTGCTTCATTCATAATCATTTAATGCTCATCTCTAGAAAATTATCTTAAACCGTTTATGTTAacggcaaaggtccaaatatacccttgtactttcgaaaatggtttaacaatacccctcgttataccaTTGGGTTATTTATACCCCTGCAGTTATACtatgggttcaaatatacccttcatttaaacggagggacacgtgtcatcgtccggttaaccaattctaaatatctcctaattaattaaaaagacacattacctattttttttcagtttttacaaaaaacctgcttttaaaaaaagctaaaaactattttctaaaacaatgtttctgtaaaaactgaaaaaaaaaaaaaactaaaaagcaattttcttaaggaattaaaaactggaaaaaactgaatttttttttaactaaaaactgaaagaaaaaaaaaagaaaatatttattttttcagtttttacaaaaacattgatttagaaaattgcttttcaatattttttttagtttttacaaaaaaaattactttagaaattatttttcagttttttttaaagcaatatttttctaaaaaacggaaaaaaaatattttaaattttttcagtttttaaaacattcagtttttacaaaaacattgctttagaaaattacttttcaatttttttttcagtttttataaaaacattattttagaaaatatttttcagttttttttaaagcagttttttggtaaaaactggaaaaaaaatatttttgttttttttttgtttttagtaaaaaaatttttttatttttttccagtttttacaaaaaaaatatttattttagaaaattacttttcgggtatgggtaatgagtctttttaattaattaggagatatttagaattgaccaaaaGAACGATGATACATATccttccgtttaaatgaggggtatatttaaacccaaagtatgactgcgaGGTATAAATAACCCAATACTATAACGAGAGgtatttttaaaccattttcgaaagtacataaatatatttgaccctttgccgTTATGTTAATCATCTATTTTGATAGAATTACATATGTTCCTAGGCTCGATTCTCCTTCCATCACTATGCACCTTGAACTCCCCGACTCACGAGGCTACAATATAAAAATCAATTAATCTACTAATAAAAAACCACAatgtattattaaaaataattcaactccATCAAGTAGCACATGGCTCGCAACTGAAAACAATAGGACACGATGAATATATCAAAAGCAATTAATCACTTCACTATCACTTCCAATCCGAGAAAAGATAAGAGAATGGCAGAAGGCCATTTGATGGCTACAAATAGACAGCAGATGATCATTCTGCTTTGGATCTTCCACTTGGCTTTGTATGTTACTATTATTAATAGAATAAAAGCACAAGCATCCATCCGACTGAGCTAAATAAACTCCAATCATTAAAATCTCACAATAAATCTCAAGACTAGAAACTACTTAACCAGCAAGGAAGTGCAGACCAAATACAAAAATGCAGTTCAATGTAGCCCGGGAAAAGAGCATACCGGAACAGCTCATCAGGGGCATAACAGCAGCCCCCATTTACAATAGCTAAACTCAATTTGCTATACCATTAACCCATTTTTCATTATCTATTTAGAAACTTAACCAGCTAAACGTTTCCCAATCAAGTTTACAAGAACATTCAATCTCAGTTTCATGATAATAACCAAAATTGAAATTTGAACAGGGGGGTTGGCTAAACTCTCTTCTTAGGCTACAACCGAATGCTTTCAGATGATATTGGACAAACATTTTTCCTCATGAAGCTCGATAACGCATCTCCTCTCTCTCTCGTCTCAAGAAAACAATGTGTCTGCACATTAATTAGTTTATATCAGCATAGGAAGTCATCAACATAGAACTGACAAGCCACTTCACCAACATGGAATCAAAATAAACAGCTAAAGCTGAAATGAGGCAGGCATTGAATCTCAGATATTAATCAAAAGCATAGCAACATTTTCCCGTCAATAACAAACTTCATATAAATCCCATCCGGCTCCTACTTCAAGTAGATCACGTTCAGTTGTCTAATTCTTCAGCGTTACTATATGGACTTGCGCTTGTTCAATTTAAAGTAAGTTCTTTGCATACTTTGCAGGACCCACAAGAACTTATACCCATTCCACAGCCGTTTGACACGGGTATATCTTAAGCAAAATGAAGAGTCTACATTACAAGGTATAAGACAGGAAGTTCTACAATCAAATCTGCAAGGTACTAGTTTTAACCACAATAGGCAAGGTTTTAGGCAAGTGACAAACTTAAATATCGACTTCACCATTCTCCAACATAGAGTAAGACATTGAGTAAATATTTGGACAGCGGTAGAATTAATCAAACATCAACCAGAGGTTCCTCGTCGGGGAAGAAAAGTGTATTCAGACAGACCAAAAAACACACACTTTTAACCTTTAGTGTGCATTCTTTCTATCAACATCAATGCACACCAGAGGTTACTGATTTGACAGTTGGAATTTTGAAGCAGCGTAACGGATCACATCATGCATCTTATGGGAACAGAATAGGATAAAGGTTTTTCCTCTTTATCCACCTTATAACTTTCTGTCTTATAAACTGTTCCCGGCACCATCATCTTGATGCACACAAGTTCTTTTACCAAAGTTTATAAACATAAAATGATTCATACTAACCGTGAAGTGCAACTATAAGGTAAATATACATATGCAATGCGAGTATAAAGACTAGAGATGTAGTTTATCAATGGTGAAACTGAAAAAGCAAGAGCTACAGCAGATCCAAGTTGAGAAACAGTGCAATCAGATGGAATAAATAACCCAAAAGCTACTGAAATATGAATGCAGTTCACAACATGGAAGAAATAATTGCAAAACAAAAAGAGCATCTTTTTCCCCATAAAAAAGGTTCAAAATCTCCAGAAAATGCTCACCAGAACAGCAACCAATAAAGTCCATGAATATTATGGCTGAGAAAGAAACCATGAAAAAAAAGGACATACTCACGTTCAGTGATGCCGATCAGCTGATGGCCACTATAGAAGTGATTTGCGGATTACTGAATGGCAGTATGGTGCAGTGGCCTTattttcatcatcatcaaaattgcACTGGTTGAGAGAAGCTAAGCAGCTTTTGGACAAGTGGAATTAAGCTTACCAAGGCAATCTGAAGCTGTTCTGAACTGTTCAAACGAATACTAACTTGTCCAGACCCCTTATTGTTAATGTTGACACGGCCAATCAAGTTTGTGTGTCGTCCAATAGGTATCTGTGTTTGTGAATTGCATCCGATAGCAAGATCTCCATGCCAGTCCATAACCGAGAGCCCCAAAGTTGAGAGGAAACGACCAAGAGGATGATCTTTGTCTCGCAACGTCGCTTCCAAACTACCACCATAAGCAACATCACCACGGCCAAACATGGCACCCCCAGACACAACCAATAGTCCCCGTCTATTAAAAGCCAATTTGTCCTCAACTTTCACCCCACCTGTCATGACATCACCTAAGAGAGTTACTGAAAGACCAGCTGTCGCCTTATTCTTCCTATAATTGCAGAATCTGGTCTCACTGCGAAGAGTATAAGCAAGGTCTTTACCGACTGACTGCATATCAAAACCTACAGAAGTAGCTTTTCCATCCCCATGCTTCACTGAACTTGCAATTTCCATTTGAAGATTGGTGTCCTTTTTGTCCTTCGAAACCTGACTGGACAAAGATATAGGGATCTTGTCTTTGACAACAAACAATCTTTCTACATTGATGCCCTCATAACCAACATCATGGTCCCAACCATTAGGTTCTAGGACAGGCCTCACAAGCCACTGATTAGAAGAATCGAGATATCGATATCTATGAGTTGGATTATCAGAATCAAATGACGCTGGTAACGCCAAGTCTGGCATGGGTACTGGCACTGATGCTGCACCGCTAGTCTCCTCATCTACATTTTCACTGGGATCAGTTGGTGGTAAACTTTCAGCTGCAGCTTgcattttcttcatcatcttcCGCCTCTTCCTCTCTTCCTTCAACTGCTTTTTCATAAAAAGCTTTTCCCTGTATTCCAGCTCATCATTGTATGCCTTCCTCTGGTCTTTGGACAACTTTGCCAGCTGAGCTTTGGTCAAGCGTTTGAAAGGTGGCAGCTGATCATATTCTGATTCATCTTCTGAGTCTGAAGACTCATCCAGATCATCATCCAAGGTCTCATCGTCATCACCAAATTGATCCGCTGGTAGTTTAACCTGTGGCCTTGACTGTAGAAGGGATGACAGCAAGAAAGGTAAAGGAGGAGATCTCGTTCTAGTGGCATAAGGCCGGCCTGGTGGGCTATCTTGTAATTTAAGCAATGTGTTTGCTTCAGCCAATATTTTTGACGCAAACGACAGAAGTAACAAGTGAGGCTTCCAAACCTGTCCATTTGGCAACACTCTTTGTCCAGCCCTATTTGTCCTGCATGCTGAGTGATTCTCAACTAGCGAAACAGGATTCATAAGGCGCATATCTCCGGCAGCCTGACGTATTGCTTGTTGGACAACATGAGACCGCTGAGTTACAAACATGTCATAGCTCGTTACAGTACCATTGGGGCCTTCAGGTGGAGCAGATGCAGCATGCGTCAGAACAACTATGGCATTAAACCATATTGATGGTCCAAAGATTTCGGTAATTGTCCTCAACAACGGCATATCACCATAATCTCTGCTCTGCATATCCAATCTGTCAAGATACAGAACAATATCTGGGGGTGTCTTATTAATAAATCGTTTCACAGAATGAAGGATCTTCTCATTCTGGCGCTGGTCTGACCAGGAAGGCAGAAGCCCAGGAGTATCAATTACTCGAACCTTGATTCCCTGCACAGTCCCAACAACATCCTGAACCTTTTTTGTCCCTAACTGAAAAGCATCAGTGTCAAACTTAACTTCATCAAATATCGAATTTATGGTTGCACTTTTACCGACACCTGTTTTCCCAAGAACCATTATTGTGCAAGAGAAGTCCAAGGGTTCTTGTCCAGCTGCCTCAAGTTGCTCAGCCATAGCACTTGCACGATCAAAACTAAAAGCAGCAACACGACCTCCACTTCTCCCCCGCAGCTGTTCAGCCAACCCCAATCTGTACAAGACTTGGGCAACAACCACATTATGTGGAGTCTGCCCAAGCCTATGAGCTAGACGCAAAAACTTTACTCTTATCATCTGGAGCTTCTCACGTGTCTCATCATATTCATCAGCCTCTCCATTTGTGGATTCTTCAACAAGCTGGTTTTGTGCAGGAGATGCTGTTCCATTTACACGAGGCTGCTGGACTGCTCGAGTAGCAGGTTCCAATAGCGGGGCAGCACGACCAAGGCCAGCAGGTCGAGCAGGTGCGCGTATCCGAGTTGCAGGTGCACCAGAAGATGATGGGAGCTCCGTTGCAGATCTAACTTCTGGTTCCTTCACAACAACTTTATCGACTCCAACGCCTGCATCAACTACTGGAGGTTGAGAAACCTCGGAGACCTTCTCATGATTGTTGGACATCAACACTTCTGATGATTCAGACATTTCATCCGGCATAGTGGTTCTATCCATTACTGAATCTCCGGTATGCTTTTCAAAAGCTGGAGTGCCAGAAACAGAAACATTTTTCTGCTTGTTTATCTTGTCATTCATATTCCCTGGTCCAGTAGCAGGCGACTCGTTTAATTCCAGCCTTTGATGATCAGTAGCATCACCGTTCTGAATATCCTTTTGTTCCGCCATGTACTCGTGAGCTGTTGGTTCTGGGCTAGTTGATTCTTTGTCTCTCAATTCTGCCTTTAAGGGGGAGCTTTCTCCTTGCAGAGCAGAAGCAGTAACATTGCCTGGACTGTCGATCTGCTGTTTATCCTTACTACTACCATTAACTGGTTCTGGACTAGCCACGGCTTTTTCCCCATCTATTTGTTCGTCATCCTTACTGTTAACTGGTTCTATACTACGTACTGCTTTTTCTCCATCTATCTGCAGCTCTTCATCCTTATTACTACCATTAACTTGTTCCGGACTAGGCACTGTTCTTTCTATATCCATATGCTCTTCATCCACATAACTACCATTAATTTGTTCTGGACTAGGCACTACTTCTTTGAGTTCATCACTTGGGTTCAAGCTTTCTCCAAGATGACCATTTGTGGAAGCATCATTATGGGAAGTATCTTTCAGCTCTTCATCCTTAACATCAGAATTCACAGGTTTTACAAGAAGAGAATGCACTCCTTCCCGTTCAATATTTTTTTCATCATTCAGTACGGAGCCAGAACTAACTGAAACATTGTTGTGGACGTCAGCAGTGTCCTGATGCCCAGCAGGCTGAACAGCAGATGTTTCGATCACATCAACATTCTTTTCATCACGCAGCAAAGCATCTTTGTACGAATGAACCTGGTTCTGAAGATCCACTTTTGCCTCGTTAGCATCCTGGGTATCCAATTTTCCAAGAACATCAGGGTTTGTTTCCTCTGCATCATCATGAGTTTGAGCCTCTCCCAAGTTCACATGATTGGAAACTCCATTCTCAGATTTCTTAACTGGTTCAGCTGACTTATCTTTCTTTTCATCCCAATTTACTGAAATTTCAGTTTCTACAGCAGCACCCAGATCTGAAACCTCAGCCACCTCATCTTTACCCTTGCCTACTATGTTATTCTGCTCAACCACTTCTTTTTCATTATTTGCAGATATCTCATCATCACTTTGCTTCTCAACTGAAGGATCCTCGTTACAGTTAGCTTCTGACTTCTGATTCGACTCATCATCAGCATGTAGTATCTCGTGTGAAGCTTCAACTGCTTCTTCAAAGTTCTCAAAATCATCCCTTGAATCAGAGTTCCCCTTTGCAGCTATTTCATCAGCACTTTGCTTCTCAACTGAAGGCTCCTCGTTCCATTTAGCTTCTGACTTCTGATTAGACTCATCATCAGCATGCTGTATCTCATGCGAAGCTTCAACTGCTTCCTCAAAGTTGTCAGCATCATCCCTTGAATCAGAATTCCCGCCGTCCTCCAAAGAACAGTTAACATTCCCAGACTTGCCATCATTTCTGCCCTCACTGACAACTCCATCCTCAACACCAACACCAGGAGTCTCTGGCTCTATTGCCTCCTCAAACACTTCATCCCCTTCCGATTCCTTCGATACATCTGGCCTCACAGCTGCCTTATCCTCCGCCTGCACTTCCATAATCTCATCTACGACACCGTTCCTCTCCCCTATCCCAGCCTTGCCAAATACTTCCTCCCCATTTTCCATCACATATAAACCTCAACGAAACCTAGATTCACATAAcaaaatcaacaacaaacacaaacAAATCAAGAAGAAATTAGTATCAGACAAAAAACAACAGAAAAAGAATGCTAGCACTCAAAAGGCGCACATTTTCAATTCCGACCCATAAGCAATACAAATCAAAACCAACAAAGAACAACGCAAGCCAATCATGAATATATTTGCAGTAaacaaaaatcaaaggcaaaaAAATCCTACAACCCAAAAGACTACATTATTTATTGGTACTTATAAGGAAATAAAAATAGATTAAACCCCAGAAAcccaattacaacaacaacaaatccagtatagtcccacaagtggggtttggggagggtagataGTACGGAGACCTTAACCCTACAGTGAacgtagagaggctatttccagtAGACCTCGGCACGAGGCCAAAAACCCAATTAACTAAAGTAAAATCACAATAGAGCTGAGAATATCCATTAAAATCATCAGGAAACAAAATCAAGGCAAAAAAAACCAGGCACCCAAAGGACTCCACATTATCAATTCGGACCCATAAAGCAATAGAAAGGAATTAAAACGCAGAAACCTAATTAACCACAGTGAAATGAGATCTTAATATAGCTTAGAATACACATAAGAGAACTCCTTTTTTCCGCAATTAAAAATCAGCAGCAAACAAAAGCCGAGGAAAATGAAAACCCTAGCACCCAAAAAAGACTACATGATCTATTCGGACACATAAAACACAGAAACTCAATTAACTATAGTAAAATCAGATCATGCATAAATTTAGAACCTTTTTTCCAAGAACTAAAAAACACAGTAAAAACTTATAACAATCAGTAACAAAAACAGTAAAAGTGACCAAAAGAAGAGAGAAAATTACCAGGCTATGTCGGTGATGAGAAGAAAAAGGGTATGGCTAATAGATATAGCAGAAAAAGAGAAGATCTTTCTAATTGTGCCTCAGTTTGTGGAGAGGCGAAAAAAGGGAAAAGCAGAGAGAGCAGTAGGAAAGAGTAGGTGAAATTGAGAGAGAGGATAAGAGGGGTTTATCGACGGATTTGAGGGTTTGAGATCCAACGGTGATGATGAGATCCAGCCTCGGTTTTATCGTGCCAAATATCACCCTCTTTATCACGTGTTCCTAATCGTACTaatatagcctgtttggccaatttttattttatttttggccaaaagtgcttgcatttggccaaaaattgaggtgtttggtcaaatttttaaaaaaaaatacttttgaggagAAGTAGAAGCAGATTTTGAGAAGTAGAAAAatgtagcttctctccaaaagtacttttttgagaaatatttttgagaaaaatacacttagaatcagttttcaaaagtttggccaaacactaattactgctcaaaagtgattttcaaattaattagtcaaacacaaactgattgtcactaaaagtacttttttgaaaagcacttttgaaaaaagtacttctcaaaataagcagattttagaa contains:
- the LOC104104312 gene encoding translocase of chloroplast 120, chloroplastic, which gives rise to MENGEEVFGKAGIGERNGVVDEIMEVQAEDKAAVRPDVSKESEGDEVFEEAIEPETPGVGVEDGVVSEGRNDGKSGNVNCSLEDGGNSDSRDDADNFEEAVEASHEIQHADDESNQKSEAKWNEEPSVEKQSADEIAAKGNSDSRDDFENFEEAVEASHEILHADDESNQKSEANCNEDPSVEKQSDDEISANNEKEVVEQNNIVGKGKDEVAEVSDLGAAVETEISVNWDEKKDKSAEPVKKSENGVSNHVNLGEAQTHDDAEETNPDVLGKLDTQDANEAKVDLQNQVHSYKDALLRDEKNVDVIETSAVQPAGHQDTADVHNNVSVSSGSVLNDEKNIEREGVHSLLVKPVNSDVKDEELKDTSHNDASTNGHLGESLNPSDELKEVVPSPEQINGSYVDEEHMDIERTVPSPEQVNGSNKDEELQIDGEKAVRSIEPVNSKDDEQIDGEKAVASPEPVNGSSKDKQQIDSPGNVTASALQGESSPLKAELRDKESTSPEPTAHEYMAEQKDIQNGDATDHQRLELNESPATGPGNMNDKINKQKNVSVSGTPAFEKHTGDSVMDRTTMPDEMSESSEVLMSNNHEKVSEVSQPPVVDAGVGVDKVVVKEPEVRSATELPSSSGAPATRIRAPARPAGLGRAAPLLEPATRAVQQPRVNGTASPAQNQLVEESTNGEADEYDETREKLQMIRVKFLRLAHRLGQTPHNVVVAQVLYRLGLAEQLRGRSGGRVAAFSFDRASAMAEQLEAAGQEPLDFSCTIMVLGKTGVGKSATINSIFDEVKFDTDAFQLGTKKVQDVVGTVQGIKVRVIDTPGLLPSWSDQRQNEKILHSVKRFINKTPPDIVLYLDRLDMQSRDYGDMPLLRTITEIFGPSIWFNAIVVLTHAASAPPEGPNGTVTSYDMFVTQRSHVVQQAIRQAAGDMRLMNPVSLVENHSACRTNRAGQRVLPNGQVWKPHLLLLSFASKILAEANTLLKLQDSPPGRPYATRTRSPPLPFLLSSLLQSRPQVKLPADQFGDDDETLDDDLDESSDSEDESEYDQLPPFKRLTKAQLAKLSKDQRKAYNDELEYREKLFMKKQLKEERKRRKMMKKMQAAAESLPPTDPSENVDEETSGAASVPVPMPDLALPASFDSDNPTHRYRYLDSSNQWLVRPVLEPNGWDHDVGYEGINVERLFVVKDKIPISLSSQVSKDKKDTNLQMEIASSVKHGDGKATSVGFDMQSVGKDLAYTLRSETRFCNYRKNKATAGLSVTLLGDVMTGGVKVEDKLAFNRRGLLVVSGGAMFGRGDVAYGGSLEATLRDKDHPLGRFLSTLGLSVMDWHGDLAIGCNSQTQIPIGRHTNLIGRVNINNKGSGQVSIRLNSSEQLQIALVSLIPLVQKLLSFSQPVQF